The genome window acattaaaatactgaaGTGTGCAAAGAAACATTACCACTCTATGTTGCCACAAAAAGTAGCAGTGCCAGCTGCtttgaattttaaattgttaGGAAAAGTACATTAGATtggcaaataaaaaataaacggTTAGCAGTGATGTGAAAAATTTGTGATTTGTCCAACCAGTGTGCTAAACAAATGCTGTAAAGTGCACCCGCTGAGCATTTTCTGAATGTTAACAGTGATAAGACTGTGTGTTTAAATCTTGATTGTTTCCTCACTGAAGCAAATCATCACAAAATTAGTCAAGCCAAAGTTGAAATGACAGCATCAGGGtttctttcctttttatttcagtaaagACTCTTACTGAATTGGTATATAGACAatatttagtttagtttgtaaaatagtaaattttattttatttgataaaatatgcTAACATTTTAAGCACATGATTTCAGGTCAGGTCAGTGCTATATGtgacaataatttttttttttaataattcattaaataaatttatttgtttgtttgtttgtattttaaattttttgcatttttttttttttttttttaagtattcaGGTAGCCAAGAGAAAGTAACCCAGAGTAAGGACTCAGTAAATGAAGACAACTGGTCCACAACCTTTAAGCAGATCCTGGAGAATGGAACTCATGGCAGAGGTGATGAGATGAAGGACATGTTGCAAATCAGCCAGAGAAGTCTGGACAAACCCTCTCATTTTGGTAATATGTGCTATCCGCTTCAATTTCCCTTACAGATTTCTGaggatttatatttttttcaagactCTGTAGAGGTGAATGGGTTTCCCCTTCAGGCCATCCAATGTTTTTTCTTACTGTCAGTAAGGTTTAGGCTACTTTGTGCTGGGAATATAAACCTAAGACACTATAAACGCAAtactaaaattacattaattgaaCTGACTGGACAAAATTCTTGCCAGGCTTGTTGGATAGACTCATAAATTCCTCTATATTTCATTCCAGTATTTACATCATAAAATAACTCATGAAGAAGTATTTTGTTTGCTTTCAGTAGATGACTGCACACCACACCTAGAACAGAGGATGACAAAATCTCGTTCCCTCTCCAAGATGAGTCTCTCTTCAGCTGGCAGCGCTAACTATCACCTCCACCGTGAGCTTTCTTACAGCCTGGAAGACTCAGAGGATGATGATGAATCTGAGATGAATGTCATATACAGTCCTGCCCTACTTAGGGAGCCCTCACCAGATGAGGTTCCTCCACAGGTAAAGTCAAAATTCATGACAAAAACTGTGGTAATGATCACCTGTCAAACTGATGTGACATTTGTCATAATGTCTTTGTTTAAATGCAAAGCTATAGAGACTAAAGTCCATTATACTTCTATAACCTAATGAGGCTTCACAGCTTCTTTTAAAATCAGTGCAGGTGTTTTTGGCACATgcaacacatacagtacattttgTATCTCTATGACACTAGATTATTGAGCTCAACATGCGTATGTCAGCAATCGAGACTCTTCTGAGCCGTTTGGAGAAGAAAATTGCCTTACCGGTAATTGGGGGATCAACAGAACTGGTAAGTTTGAAGTAATTTGCACAACCAACAGGTTATGATTTTAGGTTTATgaagtgtcttatgctcaccaagactgcatttgtttgatcaaaaatatatagtaaaacagtaatattgtaatattacaaataaatgttttatattttaaaacattttagagtttaatttattcctgtgattgtaaaagtgaattttcagcatcattattcttCTGCTTTCCCTTTAGGTTGAGCAGAAGGTGGAAGATTTGTCTCCAGCTGACTTAGAGGAGCTTGAGCTCAGAAAAAAGCTTGATGAACTTACTGAAAAAATAAGTGACAAAGGCCTGTCGTCTGATGAGGAGGATGCAACGAAATCTTCAGAGGACTCTCCAAAGAAAGGGGCCCTTTACCATGCTTCAACTATGAGAGGAGCTTCAGCTGGACTTGGAAATGTCAGACATGAGTGGCCCCTTGAGGTTGAATGGGTAAGAGTATGTAAACTATCAGCACTAAAAACCTGTTAAATATGAAGTGTGaaatttttattcatgtttccttacaaatgctttaGTTAACTCTGCTGttcttaataatttaatatgtttCTAATTGTATACTTCAGAAAGCAAAGCCGAATATACATAAATCCTTAAAAAAGCAGAAGCGGGTGAGTTCCTTTGAGTTTAGTAATACAACCAGCTGTGAACTGTCGCAACTAGAGGGTAAAGTTGCAATGGCAGCCGCCAGTGTCCAGAGCACTCAAAGCGGGGTATGCCACTCAGTCTAAACATCAAAATGTACTCCAGAATGCACTCCAATTCATAAACTTCCTGCTATAGTTGTCTGTTAAAAGTTGCTTTTTGCTTACTTAAAGGTTACAGACATTCAGAAAAGAATCGCTGCTttgagtgctgcagggatgacagTGGAGACGTCCCGCAGACGGGTATGTGGAGATCCAGCTGCTCACAGTCACATATTCCTGTTTAGTTTTCCAGCACATTGGCAGTACAGAAGAATGTACTGAAACTctcacagaaatatatatatatatatatatatatatatatataattttctttcGACACATTATGAGCAATATAGC of Ctenopharyngodon idella isolate HZGC_01 chromosome 9, HZGC01, whole genome shotgun sequence contains these proteins:
- the mlphb gene encoding melanophilin isoform X4, which codes for MSKELKTKIMKEDTKRELLEYQPKLSDSLCIRCLQPFKFLVNNKRQCLDCKLFVCKSCSRFNKKDRGWVCDPCHMSRILKIGTLEWFHENVRSRFKRFGSAKVMNSLFKRLNSDRACSQTDLREPRDDDTHSMPEVHTGSLFNQEDEQSERADRRHFSLMRKGRRLLPVDPLEFNIGVENSAYSRTPLLLYSGSQEKVTQSKDSVNEDNWSTTFKQILENGTHGRGDEMKDMLQISQRSLDKPSHFVDDCTPHLEQRMTKSRSLSKMSLSSAGSANYHLHRELSYSLEDSEDDDESEMNVIYSPALLREPSPDEVPPQIIELNMRMSAIETLLSRLEKKIALPVIGGSTELVEQKVEDLSPADLEELELRKKLDELTEKISDKGLSSDEEDATKSSEDSPKKGALYHASTMRGASAGLGNVRHEWPLEVEWKAKPNIHKSLKKQKRVSSFEFSNTTSCELSQLEGKVAMAAASVQSTQSGVTDIQKRIAALSAAGMTVETSRRRAPQPSRVLHEFPIRGSNEARALRKLVIM
- the mlphb gene encoding melanophilin isoform X3, with translation MRFKMMPSSSNGKSLDLSRLTDDEAKHVWQVIQRDFHLRQKEEDRLGELKTKIMKEDTKRELLEYQPKLSDSLCIRCLQPFKFLVNNKRQCLDCKLFVCKSCSRFNKKDRGWVCDPCHMSRILKIGTLEWFHENVRSRFKRFGSAKVMNSLFKRLNSDRACSQTDLREPRDDDTHSMPEVHTGSLFNQEDEQSERADRRHFSLMRKGRRLLPVDPLEFNIGVENSAYSRTPLLLYSGSQEKVTQSKDSVNEDNWSTTFKQILENGTHGRGDEMKDMLQISQRSLDKPSHFVDDCTPHLEQRMTKSRSLSKMSLSSAGSANYHLHRELSYSLEDSEDDDESEMNVIYSPALLREPSPDEVPPQIIELNMRMSAIETLLSRLEKKIALPVIGGSTELVEQKVEDLSPADLEELELRKKLDELTEKISDKGLSSDEEDATKSSEDSPKKGALYHASTMRGASAGLGNVRHEWPLEVEWKAKPNIHKSLKKQKRVTDIQKRIAALSAAGMTVETSRRRAPQPSRVLHEFPIRGSNEARALRKLVIM
- the mlphb gene encoding melanophilin isoform X1, which produces MRFKMMPSSSNGKSLDLSRLTDDEAKHVWQVIQRDFHLRQKEEDRLGELKTKIMKEDTKRELLEYQPKLSDSLCIRCLQPFKFLVNNKRQCLDCKLFVCKSCSRFNKKDRGWVCDPCHMSRILKIGTLEWFHENVRSRFKRFGSAKVMNSLFKRLNSDRACSQTDLREPRDDDTHSMPEVHTGSLFNQEDEQSERADRRHFSLMRKGRRLLPVDPLEFNIGVENSAYSRTPLLLYSGSQEKVTQSKDSVNEDNWSTTFKQILENGTHGRGDEMKDMLQISQRSLDKPSHFVDDCTPHLEQRMTKSRSLSKMSLSSAGSANYHLHRELSYSLEDSEDDDESEMNVIYSPALLREPSPDEVPPQIIELNMRMSAIETLLSRLEKKIALPVIGGSTELVEQKVEDLSPADLEELELRKKLDELTEKISDKGLSSDEEDATKSSEDSPKKGALYHASTMRGASAGLGNVRHEWPLEVEWKAKPNIHKSLKKQKRVSSFEFSNTTSCELSQLEGKVAMAAASVQSTQSGVTDIQKRIAALSAAGMTVETSRRRAPQPSRVLHEFPIRGSNEARALRKLVIM
- the mlphb gene encoding melanophilin isoform X2, with product MRFKMMPSSSNGKSLDLSRLTDDEAKHVWQVIQRDFHLRQKEEDRLGELKTKIMKEDTKRELLEYQPKLSDSLCIRCLQPFKFLVNNKRQCLDCKLFVCKSCSRFNKKDRGWVCDPCHMSRILKIGTLEWFHENVRSRFKRFGSAKVMNSLFKRLNSDRACSQTDLREPRDDDTHSMPEVHTGSLFNQEDEQSERADRRHFSLMRKGRRLLPVDPLEFNIGVENSAYSRTPLLLYSGSQEKVTQSKDSVNEDNWSTTFKQILENGTHGRGDEMKDMLQISQRSLDKPSHFDDCTPHLEQRMTKSRSLSKMSLSSAGSANYHLHRELSYSLEDSEDDDESEMNVIYSPALLREPSPDEVPPQIIELNMRMSAIETLLSRLEKKIALPVIGGSTELVEQKVEDLSPADLEELELRKKLDELTEKISDKGLSSDEEDATKSSEDSPKKGALYHASTMRGASAGLGNVRHEWPLEVEWKAKPNIHKSLKKQKRVSSFEFSNTTSCELSQLEGKVAMAAASVQSTQSGVTDIQKRIAALSAAGMTVETSRRRAPQPSRVLHEFPIRGSNEARALRKLVIM
- the mlphb gene encoding melanophilin isoform X5, which translates into the protein MKEDTKRELLEYQPKLSDSLCIRCLQPFKFLVNNKRQCLDCKLFVCKSCSRFNKKDRGWVCDPCHMSRILKIGTLEWFHENVRSRFKRFGSAKVMNSLFKRLNSDRACSQTDLREPRDDDTHSMPEVHTGSLFNQEDEQSERADRRHFSLMRKGRRLLPVDPLEFNIGVENSAYSRTPLLLYSGSQEKVTQSKDSVNEDNWSTTFKQILENGTHGRGDEMKDMLQISQRSLDKPSHFVDDCTPHLEQRMTKSRSLSKMSLSSAGSANYHLHRELSYSLEDSEDDDESEMNVIYSPALLREPSPDEVPPQIIELNMRMSAIETLLSRLEKKIALPVIGGSTELVEQKVEDLSPADLEELELRKKLDELTEKISDKGLSSDEEDATKSSEDSPKKGALYHASTMRGASAGLGNVRHEWPLEVEWKAKPNIHKSLKKQKRVSSFEFSNTTSCELSQLEGKVAMAAASVQSTQSGVTDIQKRIAALSAAGMTVETSRRRAPQPSRVLHEFPIRGSNEARALRKLVIM